One Maribacter cobaltidurans genomic window carries:
- a CDS encoding Gfo/Idh/MocA family oxidoreductase yields MKTSRREFIFSISMLAASSAMPINAFAFNNAKKLKVALVGTGIRGITFWGKRLVDEYSEILKFVGLSDINPSRLEYGKKYIGAQCPTFTSFEEMVSTSKPDLIIVTTKDATHHEFIIKGLEMGCDVLTEKPLTVDEVKCQQILDAERASNKNLIVGFNYRWSPYATKIKELLSNKTIGKLVSVDFNWYLNTYHGASYFRRWHGEMKSSGSLWVHKATHHFDLLNWWINSEPNEVFAYGDLEFYGKNGAFRGGNCRNCNHKNTCDFYWDINKDEFAKKLYVDHEHEDGYIRDNCLFREDIDIYDKMSAQVKYTDNTILNYSLTTYSPFEGWRVAFNGTEGRIEAWLDIPYFENTSIDEAEKHASEMAQKLEERTSQKPIMVHKLWKDFETVQVDMEQSGHGGGDKRLHDKIFVNPEIPDPYGRTAGVRDGAMSILIGIAARKSIQSGNPIKISDLTDLSPRAKRT; encoded by the coding sequence ATGAAAACTTCCAGAAGAGAGTTCATTTTCTCCATTAGTATGCTCGCTGCAAGCAGTGCAATGCCTATTAACGCCTTTGCCTTTAACAATGCTAAAAAACTCAAGGTGGCCCTTGTTGGAACCGGCATTCGGGGTATTACGTTCTGGGGCAAGCGTTTGGTGGACGAATATTCTGAAATTTTGAAATTTGTTGGACTCAGTGATATAAATCCTAGCCGATTGGAATACGGCAAAAAATATATAGGTGCCCAATGTCCTACATTCACTTCCTTTGAAGAAATGGTCTCCACTTCAAAACCCGATTTAATTATAGTGACTACCAAAGACGCTACCCATCATGAATTTATTATCAAAGGACTTGAGATGGGGTGTGATGTCCTAACCGAAAAACCCTTGACCGTTGACGAAGTAAAATGCCAGCAAATTTTGGATGCCGAGAGAGCTTCGAATAAGAATTTAATCGTAGGATTTAATTATAGATGGAGCCCTTATGCCACTAAAATCAAGGAACTACTTTCAAATAAGACTATTGGGAAACTGGTTTCTGTAGATTTTAATTGGTATCTAAACACCTATCACGGAGCATCCTATTTTAGAAGGTGGCACGGTGAAATGAAAAGTAGCGGTTCTTTATGGGTACATAAAGCTACCCATCATTTTGACTTACTCAACTGGTGGATAAATTCTGAACCTAATGAAGTTTTTGCCTACGGAGATTTGGAGTTTTATGGAAAGAATGGTGCTTTTAGAGGGGGAAATTGTAGAAACTGTAATCATAAGAACACATGTGATTTTTATTGGGATATCAACAAAGATGAATTTGCCAAAAAATTATACGTAGACCATGAACACGAAGATGGGTATATACGGGATAATTGTCTATTTAGGGAGGATATAGATATTTACGATAAAATGTCAGCTCAGGTAAAATATACGGACAATACGATATTAAACTATTCCTTAACTACCTATTCTCCTTTTGAAGGATGGCGCGTTGCCTTTAATGGAACGGAAGGAAGAATAGAGGCTTGGTTGGATATACCCTACTTCGAAAACACATCCATTGACGAAGCAGAAAAGCATGCTAGTGAAATGGCTCAGAAACTGGAAGAACGGACCTCGCAGAAACCCATAATGGTCCATAAGCTTTGGAAGGATTTTGAAACCGTTCAGGTAGATATGGAACAGAGCGGCCATGGAGGTGGAGATAAGCGATTACATGATAAAATATTCGTTAATCCAGAAATTCCCGATCCTTATGGAAGAACCGCTGGGGTTAGGGATGGCGCTATGTCCATATTAATTGGGATTGCCGCCAGAAAAAGTATTCAATCAGGCAATCCAATAAAAATTTCGGATCTTACAGATTTAAGTCCAAGAGCAAAAAGAACGTAG
- a CDS encoding sensor histidine kinase, with translation MPDSHIEKERLTTKTQLVLKVNYVTSILCIVLGIICFFLLGITEIIPFVLFAFGLINLTNTFLFKKHNNLTVTYYISSIIALISSLVITLYSGGINSSFIFMMALVVFAGYVNTYKHGRAYLYFTFLLVLFIFSQSFPEFSFTENLVPPASRNIFSLLSVSFSLFLLGSIFGKDLLKSHNALYKSKKELTIQMHEKEMLLKEVHHRVKNNLQTVSSLLSLQTRNVQETQMKNLLKSTQNRVISMAMVHEMLYMRKDISQIEYKSYVQELSEYLIRSIKGLDSKVNLKIDIPEIKLGIDTAIPLGLLINEAVTNALKYGFADDQEGEIYIALKKEIDKHYVLNIGDNGVGFPDTINYKNSKSLGLKLIHNLARQLKGSIQKDTSKKGTNYIIRFQEIKQQLSPVA, from the coding sequence ATGCCAGATTCTCATATAGAAAAGGAACGACTGACCACCAAGACACAACTTGTTTTAAAAGTAAATTATGTCACCAGTATCCTTTGCATAGTATTGGGTATTATCTGTTTTTTTCTACTGGGTATTACAGAAATAATACCTTTTGTCCTGTTTGCTTTTGGCCTAATTAACCTTACCAATACTTTTCTTTTTAAAAAACATAATAACCTTACGGTAACATACTACATTTCATCGATAATTGCACTGATAAGCTCTCTTGTCATAACACTTTACAGCGGAGGAATCAATAGTTCGTTCATTTTTATGATGGCACTTGTTGTTTTTGCTGGTTATGTAAACACCTACAAACATGGAAGAGCCTACCTGTATTTTACATTTCTGCTTGTCCTATTCATTTTTTCGCAAAGCTTTCCAGAGTTCAGTTTCACGGAGAACCTCGTTCCTCCGGCTTCCAGGAATATCTTTAGTCTTTTATCCGTTTCTTTTTCCCTTTTCCTACTGGGTAGCATTTTTGGAAAGGATTTATTAAAGTCCCATAATGCCTTATATAAGTCCAAAAAGGAACTTACAATACAAATGCACGAAAAAGAAATGCTCTTAAAGGAAGTACATCATAGGGTGAAGAATAACCTGCAGACTGTATCCAGTCTGCTGAGTCTGCAAACTAGGAATGTCCAGGAGACCCAAATGAAGAATCTTTTGAAAAGTACTCAAAACAGGGTGATTTCAATGGCAATGGTCCATGAAATGCTCTATATGAGGAAGGATATTAGTCAAATTGAATATAAATCCTATGTTCAGGAATTAAGTGAATATCTAATTCGTTCCATTAAAGGTCTTGATAGCAAGGTTAACCTAAAAATAGACATACCGGAAATTAAGTTAGGAATCGATACGGCCATTCCTTTAGGACTGTTAATCAATGAGGCGGTTACCAATGCCCTAAAATATGGCTTCGCCGATGACCAGGAAGGGGAGATTTATATCGCCCTGAAAAAGGAAATCGACAAACACTATGTTCTGAATATTGGTGATAATGGTGTAGGTTTCCCTGATACCATCAATTATAAAAATTCCAAGTCATTAGGCCTTAAACTAATTCATAACCTCGCGAGACAACTTAAGGGTTCTATACAAAAGGACACCAGTAAAAAAGGGACCAACTATATTATTAGGTTTCAAGAAATTAAGCAGCAATTATCACCGGTAGCCTAA
- a CDS encoding amidohydrolase family protein — translation MKKIFRSLILFFLFVHFSNAQSLQGDGPYSQLIIRGVTLINGNGAPPQGPIDIVVENNIIKAIKVVGYPGVKIDDSKRPQLKAGGKELDCTGMYLMPGLIDMHGHIGGQAQGAEPDYVFKLWMAHGITTVREPSGRGVDFTMDLKKKSERNEIIAPRIMAYTAFGQTSKSFNPLNDIPISTPEQAREWVRANAKKGADGIKFFGAEPEIMTAALDENKKLGLGSACHHAQLSVARWNVLHSARAGLTSMEHWYGLPEALFDDRTVQDYPLDYNYQNEQHRFENAGNLWSQAAKPYSEHWNDVMNELLELDFTLDPTFNIYEASRDLQRARRAEWHEDYTLPSLWEFYQPSKISHGSYWHDWGTEQEVAWKKNYNLWMTFVNEYKNRGGRVTTGSDSGFIFQLYGFAYIRELELLREAGFHPLEIIRSATLNGAEALGMDDKIGSVAIGKLADFAIVAENPLKNLKVLYGTGAIKLTKDNKVVRVGGVKYTIKDGIIYDSKALLADVKRQVDEAKAQENYTIKQPGVNK, via the coding sequence ATGAAAAAAATATTCCGCTCACTTATTCTTTTTTTCCTATTCGTGCATTTTTCAAACGCCCAATCCTTACAAGGAGACGGACCTTATTCCCAGCTGATCATTAGAGGTGTCACACTTATCAATGGAAACGGTGCCCCTCCACAAGGACCTATAGATATAGTTGTAGAGAATAATATCATAAAAGCTATTAAGGTGGTTGGGTACCCAGGAGTGAAAATAGATGATTCCAAAAGGCCACAATTAAAAGCCGGGGGAAAAGAATTGGACTGCACGGGAATGTACCTAATGCCAGGATTGATAGATATGCACGGACATATTGGGGGTCAAGCCCAAGGAGCAGAACCGGATTACGTTTTTAAACTTTGGATGGCCCACGGAATCACAACGGTACGTGAACCTAGCGGTAGGGGTGTTGACTTTACCATGGACCTAAAGAAAAAAAGTGAAAGAAATGAAATCATTGCCCCGCGTATAATGGCCTATACGGCATTTGGGCAAACTAGCAAATCCTTTAATCCTTTGAACGATATTCCTATTTCTACTCCTGAGCAGGCCAGGGAATGGGTACGGGCCAATGCCAAAAAAGGTGCCGACGGCATTAAGTTTTTTGGGGCCGAACCCGAAATTATGACTGCGGCCTTGGACGAAAACAAAAAATTGGGACTTGGTTCTGCATGTCATCATGCCCAGCTAAGTGTTGCGAGATGGAACGTGCTACATTCTGCCCGGGCTGGACTCACATCGATGGAGCATTGGTACGGCCTTCCAGAGGCCTTATTCGATGATAGAACGGTACAGGATTATCCCTTGGACTACAATTATCAAAACGAACAACACCGTTTTGAAAATGCGGGCAACCTTTGGTCCCAGGCTGCAAAGCCCTACTCCGAACATTGGAATGACGTAATGAACGAATTATTGGAACTGGATTTTACGTTAGATCCCACTTTCAACATCTACGAGGCCAGTAGGGACTTACAAAGAGCACGAAGAGCCGAATGGCACGAAGATTACACACTTCCTTCTCTATGGGAGTTTTATCAACCCAGTAAAATATCCCACGGTTCCTATTGGCATGATTGGGGTACCGAACAGGAAGTGGCCTGGAAAAAAAACTACAATTTATGGATGACCTTTGTAAACGAATACAAAAATAGAGGTGGCCGGGTAACTACAGGTTCCGATTCCGGTTTTATCTTCCAACTTTATGGATTTGCCTATATTAGGGAATTAGAGCTGCTTAGGGAGGCCGGTTTTCACCCATTGGAGATAATACGCTCCGCAACATTGAACGGAGCAGAAGCGTTGGGTATGGATGACAAGATAGGTAGCGTAGCTATTGGAAAATTAGCTGACTTTGCCATCGTTGCCGAAAATCCACTTAAAAACCTCAAAGTTCTCTATGGTACGGGAGCTATCAAACTAACAAAGGACAACAAAGTGGTGCGGGTTGGCGGTGTAAAATACACCATCAAAGACGGTATCATTTATGATTCCAAAGCCTTATTGGCCGATGTAAAGCGTCAAGTGGATGAGGCCAAAGCCCAGGAGAATTACACCATTAAACAACCTGGTGTTAACAAATAA
- a CDS encoding ABC transporter permease yields the protein MAWRDGKASGKRLLLFMGSIILGIAAVVSIQSFSQNLKENIGGQSKALMGADFLIDSNEPANERVVEIMDSLGGPGAKEVKFASMAAFVKSGETKLVQVRGVEGNFPFYGELETEPIDAASTYQEKGGALVDATAMLQFDLKVGDSVKLGNITFPIVGSLITAPGSTGIGTSVAPPIMVPFEFMGPSGLLQKGSRLEYAYYFKSPDADLEQLDKEVDPLLDEQNADLDTHTTTSQRLGRRYDNVGRFLNLVAFIALLLGCVGIASSVHIYIKEKLRSVAVLKCLGATRKQTFLIYLIQIAGMGLLGGFIGTVIGLLLQQTFPLILQEFLPFEVEISTSYAAIAVGLILGVLMSVLFALSPLLNTWFVSPLQVLRVQDNLGTKSRKAQLWVVLAIVLFVFLFALWLLNSFKYALGFVLGILVTFSILAGVSVLFMRLVKKYFPKSWNFTSRQSLLNLFRPNNQTAVLILAIGIGTFLISTLYFTKDFLLAKAVIEANEKSPNIIMFDVQTGQKQDIINTIEPKGLPILDNIPIITMRMERIKDRSVNEIRLDTTTSINKWILNHEFRVTYRDSLIGSEKLVSGEFNSKVPENGPVPISLSDNVARDAQVVVGDTLLFNVQGMLMKTVVGSIREVDWGRMQLNFSIVFPTGVLENAPQFHVITTNAPDKSTSASLQRELVKKFPNVSILDLRQVLALIESILDKISWVVSFMAFFSILTGVIVLIGSVRNSKYQRIRESVLLRTIGAKSNQILKITALEYLYLGILGSGIGVLLSLIGSQLLAYFIFETPFVPSWVPFLIVLPGITFLVLVIGLSNNISVLKSPPLQVLRKENN from the coding sequence ATGGCTTGGCGTGATGGTAAGGCCAGTGGCAAACGGCTTTTATTGTTTATGGGTAGTATTATTTTGGGCATTGCCGCTGTAGTTTCCATACAGTCTTTCAGTCAGAACTTGAAGGAAAACATCGGTGGACAATCCAAGGCTTTGATGGGAGCCGATTTCTTAATCGATAGTAATGAACCTGCCAATGAACGAGTGGTGGAAATCATGGATTCCCTGGGAGGACCGGGGGCCAAGGAAGTTAAGTTCGCCTCAATGGCCGCTTTCGTAAAAAGCGGAGAGACAAAATTGGTACAGGTTAGGGGGGTAGAAGGTAATTTTCCCTTTTATGGGGAGTTGGAAACAGAACCCATTGATGCCGCTTCTACCTATCAAGAAAAAGGAGGAGCATTGGTAGACGCTACTGCCATGTTACAATTCGATTTAAAAGTAGGGGATAGCGTGAAATTGGGCAACATAACATTTCCTATTGTTGGGTCTTTGATTACCGCTCCCGGAAGCACAGGAATTGGGACCTCAGTTGCACCTCCAATAATGGTTCCATTTGAATTTATGGGGCCTAGCGGACTTTTACAAAAGGGAAGCAGATTGGAATACGCCTACTATTTTAAATCACCGGATGCAGATTTGGAACAGCTTGATAAGGAGGTAGATCCCTTATTGGATGAACAGAATGCCGATTTGGATACGCACACCACAACAAGCCAAAGGCTGGGAAGAAGGTATGACAATGTAGGCAGATTTTTAAACCTTGTAGCCTTTATTGCCTTGTTACTTGGCTGTGTTGGTATTGCAAGTTCGGTCCATATTTACATCAAAGAAAAATTGAGGTCGGTAGCGGTTTTAAAATGTTTGGGAGCTACCAGAAAACAGACCTTTTTGATTTATTTGATACAAATTGCGGGAATGGGACTGTTAGGAGGTTTTATAGGCACCGTTATCGGATTATTGCTACAGCAAACTTTTCCATTGATTTTACAGGAATTTTTGCCTTTTGAAGTTGAAATATCTACATCTTATGCGGCAATCGCCGTTGGTTTGATTTTAGGTGTTTTAATGTCCGTACTTTTTGCACTTTCACCACTATTGAATACCTGGTTCGTATCGCCCTTACAAGTATTAAGGGTTCAGGACAATTTGGGTACAAAATCTAGAAAAGCCCAGCTTTGGGTGGTTCTCGCTATTGTCCTGTTTGTCTTTTTATTTGCTTTGTGGCTGTTGAACAGTTTCAAATATGCCCTAGGCTTTGTCCTTGGGATATTGGTTACATTTTCAATCCTAGCAGGGGTTTCCGTACTGTTCATGCGCTTGGTCAAAAAGTATTTTCCAAAATCTTGGAATTTTACATCGAGACAGAGTTTGTTGAACCTATTCCGTCCCAATAATCAAACCGCGGTTTTAATTCTTGCCATTGGAATAGGAACTTTCTTGATCAGTACCTTATATTTTACAAAGGATTTTTTGCTGGCCAAGGCCGTTATAGAAGCCAATGAAAAGAGTCCCAATATTATTATGTTCGATGTACAGACCGGACAAAAGCAGGATATAATCAATACTATTGAGCCCAAGGGGTTACCAATTTTGGACAATATTCCGATAATTACCATGCGCATGGAGCGTATAAAGGATCGTAGTGTCAATGAAATTCGTTTGGATACCACTACAAGTATTAATAAATGGATACTAAACCATGAATTTCGGGTCACTTATAGGGATTCTCTAATAGGGTCAGAAAAATTGGTATCAGGTGAGTTCAATTCCAAAGTACCGGAGAATGGTCCGGTTCCCATTTCTTTGTCAGACAATGTAGCCCGGGATGCCCAGGTTGTTGTGGGTGATACGCTGCTTTTCAATGTACAGGGAATGCTTATGAAAACGGTGGTTGGAAGTATCCGTGAGGTGGATTGGGGAAGAATGCAACTTAATTTTTCAATTGTATTTCCAACAGGGGTCTTAGAAAACGCACCACAGTTCCATGTCATTACAACGAATGCTCCGGACAAATCGACTTCGGCAAGTTTACAGCGCGAATTGGTAAAGAAATTCCCCAATGTTTCCATATTGGATTTGCGACAAGTCCTAGCGCTTATAGAAAGTATTCTGGACAAGATATCTTGGGTGGTAAGCTTTATGGCTTTTTTTAGCATTCTTACCGGAGTAATTGTGCTTATTGGTTCGGTACGAAACAGTAAATATCAGCGTATTCGGGAAAGTGTACTCTTAAGGACCATTGGGGCGAAAAGTAACCAAATTCTTAAAATTACGGCATTGGAGTATTTGTATTTAGGAATCCTTGGTAGCGGTATTGGTGTACTGTTATCCCTAATTGGAAGTCAGTTATTGGCTTATTTTATATTTGAGACACCCTTTGTTCCTTCTTGGGTACCCTTTTTGATCGTACTTCCCGGTATAACCTTTTTGGTACTGGTCATTGGTCTTTCCAATAATATTTCTGTGCTAAAGAGTCCGCCTCTACAGGTTCTAAGAAAGGAAAATAACTAG
- a CDS encoding ABC transporter ATP-binding protein, whose protein sequence is MAKILNVSNLRKTYRSGSRDLTVLDGISFDIEAGETFSIVGPSGSGKTTLLGLCAGLDHIDEGNIELCGTKLNQLNEDQLALLRNQKVGFIFQDFQLLPTLTALENVSVPLELQGNPNAGQVAKNLLEKVGLGDRYDHYPSQLSGGEQQRVALARAFSTTPDILFADEPTGNLDEETGEKVIQLLFELNKEMGTTLVIVTHDLDLAQLTQRIIRLKGGKIISNQTKTLA, encoded by the coding sequence ATGGCAAAGATATTAAACGTAAGCAATCTTAGGAAAACTTATAGGAGCGGGTCCAGGGATTTAACTGTTTTGGATGGTATTTCATTTGACATTGAAGCAGGGGAAACCTTTTCCATTGTAGGCCCTTCCGGAAGTGGTAAAACGACTCTTTTGGGATTATGTGCGGGATTGGACCATATAGATGAAGGTAATATTGAACTCTGTGGAACGAAACTTAATCAATTGAACGAGGATCAATTGGCCTTGTTGAGAAACCAAAAGGTGGGTTTCATTTTTCAGGATTTTCAATTATTGCCGACCCTTACTGCCCTAGAGAATGTTAGTGTACCATTGGAGTTGCAGGGCAACCCCAATGCGGGCCAAGTGGCCAAGAATTTGTTGGAAAAGGTTGGTCTTGGCGATAGATATGATCACTATCCTTCTCAATTGTCAGGTGGGGAACAACAGCGCGTTGCACTTGCAAGGGCATTTTCAACAACCCCGGATATTTTATTCGCCGATGAGCCCACAGGTAACTTGGACGAAGAAACGGGCGAGAAGGTAATTCAACTTTTGTTCGAGCTAAACAAAGAAATGGGAACTACTTTGGTCATTGTTACCCATGATTTAGATCTGGCTCAATTGACCCAACGAATAATTCGTTTGAAAGGAGGTAAAATTATTTCCAACCAAACCAAAACATTAGCTTGA
- a CDS encoding arylesterase, translating into MKYKVLKFSYFLAFFLLLGCGEDPKQSKSGSENSEVPAESKEEKKITDDQVILFFGNSLTAAYGLETEQGFPNLIQKRIDSLGLNYKVINSGLSGETTSGGLNRLDWVLNQDVDIFVLELGANDGLRGIPLGKTKENLQKIIDAVLEKNKNTTIILAGMQIPPNMGLDYTAEFRNMYPDLAKNNDIHIIPFLLDGVAGEPDLNLEDGIHPTAEGQKIVAENVWDILGPLVVQKNEGEMIMD; encoded by the coding sequence ATGAAGTACAAAGTATTAAAGTTTAGTTATTTTTTGGCCTTTTTCCTCCTCTTAGGCTGTGGAGAAGATCCAAAACAGTCAAAAAGCGGCTCAGAAAATTCTGAAGTTCCAGCAGAGAGTAAAGAAGAAAAGAAAATAACCGATGACCAAGTAATTCTTTTTTTTGGAAATAGCCTTACTGCTGCCTACGGACTGGAAACCGAACAAGGATTTCCCAACCTAATCCAAAAACGGATAGATTCGCTAGGTCTGAATTATAAGGTTATCAACTCTGGACTTAGTGGTGAGACTACTTCTGGAGGGCTTAATAGATTGGATTGGGTTCTAAACCAGGACGTAGATATTTTTGTTTTGGAATTGGGTGCCAATGATGGACTTAGAGGTATCCCTTTGGGAAAAACAAAGGAAAACCTTCAAAAAATCATTGATGCCGTTCTAGAAAAAAATAAAAACACGACCATCATTCTTGCTGGAATGCAGATTCCTCCCAATATGGGTCTGGATTACACAGCGGAATTTAGGAACATGTACCCGGACTTGGCCAAGAATAACGATATTCATATAATTCCTTTCCTTCTAGATGGTGTGGCCGGAGAGCCAGATTTAAATCTTGAAGATGGCATACATCCAACCGCGGAAGGTCAAAAAATAGTTGCGGAAAATGTATGGGACATACTAGGACCGTTAGTAGTTCAAAAAAATGAAGGCGAAATGATAATGGATTAG
- a CDS encoding peptidoglycan DD-metalloendopeptidase family protein: MNTLETLLISYSEKAIPILDNSLPIISYVPLNLSVENPDLKQLDITNPSECQSYIESVLKAQKGLVAYGGYLEKRNLYDDKGSFNSVDQSRNIHLGIDYWAPAGTKVMVPLDGKVHSFKNNNVIGDYGPTIILEHHFNNSILYTLYGHLSLESLNGLTVGKSFSRGDVLATLGTPDINVNYAPHLHFQIIKDLQGNMGDYPGVCSKLHLDFYKKNCPDPNLLLKIG, encoded by the coding sequence ATGAACACCTTGGAGACATTACTTATTTCCTATTCAGAAAAGGCTATTCCTATATTGGACAACTCCTTGCCTATAATTAGCTATGTTCCATTAAATCTATCGGTTGAAAATCCTGATTTGAAGCAACTGGATATTACGAACCCATCGGAATGCCAATCCTATATAGAGTCCGTTTTGAAAGCGCAGAAAGGTCTAGTTGCTTATGGGGGCTATCTGGAAAAAAGAAATTTATATGACGATAAAGGTAGTTTCAATAGTGTTGACCAGTCAAGGAACATCCATTTAGGAATCGATTATTGGGCACCCGCCGGAACCAAGGTAATGGTTCCTTTGGATGGAAAAGTCCATAGTTTTAAGAACAACAATGTAATAGGGGATTATGGTCCTACCATTATTTTGGAACACCATTTTAATAATTCAATACTTTATACCCTATATGGTCATTTGAGCTTGGAGTCCTTGAACGGCTTAACCGTAGGAAAGTCTTTTTCCCGTGGTGACGTATTGGCCACTTTGGGTACTCCGGATATTAATGTCAACTATGCCCCGCATCTACACTTTCAAATTATTAAGGATTTACAAGGGAACATGGGCGATTATCCCGGTGTTTGTTCCAAGCTCCACTTGGATTTTTATAAAAAAAACTGTCCGGATCCCAATTTGTTGCTAAAAATAGGGTGA
- the msrA gene encoding peptide-methionine (S)-S-oxide reductase MsrA gives MKYTKHLLLVLVALLATSCQSKTKQDKTSENSSKKMEKPEEIEKLSPQDLSKYETAYFASGCFWCVEAIFESVKGVKEVISGYAGGTEKNPTYEMVGRGQTSHAEAVEVYYDPKVISFVELVQVFFGSHDPTTLNRQGPDRGTQYRSIAFYKNDEQKKIIESYIQALRNQNVYNGAPITTEVTPFTKFYEAEDYHQDYERKHPNNSYIRNVSIPRLNRFKANFGDYLKEEAH, from the coding sequence ATGAAATATACAAAACACCTCTTATTGGTATTGGTCGCATTATTGGCCACGAGTTGCCAGTCCAAAACAAAACAGGACAAAACCTCCGAAAATTCTTCCAAGAAAATGGAAAAACCTGAAGAGATTGAAAAATTAAGTCCACAAGACCTAAGCAAATATGAAACAGCCTATTTTGCAAGTGGCTGCTTTTGGTGCGTGGAGGCCATTTTTGAAAGTGTAAAAGGCGTTAAGGAAGTAATATCAGGCTATGCCGGGGGAACGGAGAAAAACCCCACTTATGAAATGGTAGGACGTGGACAGACTTCGCATGCAGAAGCTGTGGAAGTATATTATGACCCTAAGGTCATCTCCTTTGTAGAGTTAGTCCAAGTATTTTTTGGGTCCCACGACCCTACCACGTTAAATCGACAAGGTCCGGATCGGGGAACACAGTACCGTTCCATTGCGTTTTACAAAAATGATGAGCAAAAGAAAATTATAGAGAGTTATATTCAAGCCTTAAGAAATCAAAATGTTTATAACGGCGCACCCATAACTACGGAGGTGACACCCTTTACCAAATTCTACGAGGCCGAGGATTATCACCAAGACTATGAAAGAAAACATCCGAACAACTCCTATATTAGAAATGTATCCATTCCTAGGCTAAATCGGTTTAAGGCCAATTTCGGGGATTATTTAAAAGAAGAAGCTCATTAA